A region of Salmo salar chromosome ssa17, Ssal_v3.1, whole genome shotgun sequence DNA encodes the following proteins:
- the LOC106575278 gene encoding SLIT and NTRK-like protein 6 isoform X1, with amino-acid sequence MLRILTSPHGSTSLTQASFGLATVFLTLHNGYNGQKMLPRIIFLCSFFAAACFQDIQPSKAFLSESCDSLCTCEEKDGILYLNCEERNISKISQIKVPSALPFHLNLYKNDLVELHAEDLEGLKNAVSLHLGANSIQELEPGVFSALGSLKKLHINSNFLVMLKEDTFHGLVNLEFLQADTNFIRVVEPGAFSKLIRLKVLILNDNAIEFLPSNIFRFVPLTHLDLRGNQLQTLPYVGFLEHIGRIMELLLEDNDWMCDCEILHLKIWMENMRSQSAIGEVVCSSPHHLRGTILAKIKRDVLCPSHADINLEEPSKSLDMVVTPSSKVAESPKLEDAKDDVKIPTPAYVPGSPCVEHCSCHNHPVAGFLMHCQDRGIQRISDIGILEQSPTKLVLTGNMIQRLLKYDFVTYDGLELLNLANNRIDYIDNETFLSLSNLKKLYLNGNRIETLSATMFIGLHNLEYLYLEYNIIKEIVPGAFNPLPNLKLLSLNNNLLTSLPLQIFRNVPLTKLNLRKNLLMHLPVSNVLDQLDSLEQIYLEDNPWDCSCDLISLKQWVEKLRKDTVVGSILCHTPRKVAKAELRALRNELLCRGLVTYSLPTDEDETTTVATDGARSGFFSSITDSVPLSVLILSLLVIFLMVIFCSAGIVAFLVHRRRRRVKKKQAEEQPRESSSPIHLQYSMYGQKTTHHTLGQRTGSTVYDERSHSPIVQICRNPTYCTQHKEYESDLNELDEPKHICRSIMETENTSPLTGSNLKFRAVTSDCPTEFVTLGDASSLYKNILERERVRELQQLGITEYLRKNMSQLQPTVEMQVPGHHEELKLMETIMLSRPRKVMVEQTKNEYFELKANLHAEPDYLEVLEHQTAFN; translated from the exons ATGCTTCGCATCCTCACGTCTCCACATGGATCAACCTCTCTAACCCAAGCATCCTTTGGATTAGCCACAGTCTTTCTCACTCTGCACAACGG ATACAACGGACAGAAAATGCTACCCCGCATCATTTTCCTTTGCTCATTTTTCGCTGCTGCTTGTTTCCAAGACATCCAGCCCTCCAAGGCATTTCTGAGTGAGTCCTGTGACTCATTGTGTACTTGTGAAGAAAAAGATGGCATCCTGTATCTTAACTGTGAGGAGAGAAATATCAGCAAGATCTCCCAAATCAAAGTGCCGTCAGCTCTACCTTTCCACCTCAATCTGTACAAAAACGACTTGGTGGAGTTGCATGCAGAAGACTTGGAAGGTTTAAAGAATGCTGTTTCACTTCATCTCGGGGCTAATAGCATACAAGAGCTTGAACCTGGGGTCTTTAGTGCACTGGGCTCCTTGAAGAAGCTCCACATCAACAGTAATTTCCTGGTCATGTTGAAGGAAGACACTTTTCACGGCTTGGTAAATTTGGAGTTTCTCCAGGCGGACACAAACTTCATCCGCGTGGTCGAGCCGGGGGCATTCAGCAAACTCATCCGCCTCAAAGTTCTGATCCTCAACGACAACGCCATTGAGTTTCTTCCCAGCAATATTTTCCGGTTTGTTCCACTCACCCACTTGGACCTGCGGGGGAACCAGTTACAGACCCTGCCTTACGTTGGCTTCCTGGAGCACATTGGGCGGATCATGGAGCTTCTTCTGGAGGACAACGACTGGATGTGTGATTGTGAGATCCTTCATCTGAAGATCTGGATGGAGAACATGCGGTCCCAGTCGGCCATTGGGGAGGTGGTCTGCAGCAGCCCCCACCACCTCAGGGGCACCATCCTAGCCAAAATCAAACGGGATGTTCTCTGCCCCTCTCACGCTGATATCAACTTAGAGGAGCCTTCCAAGTCACTCGACATGGTGGTCACTCCATCTTCCAAAGTGGCAGAGAGTCCGAAGTTGGAGGACGCCAAGGATGACGTAAAGATTCCGACACCTGCTTATGTTCCAGGGAGTCCTTGTGTGGAGCACTGTTCTTGTCACAATCACCCTGTGGCTGGGTTTTTAATGCATTGTCAGGATAGAGGGATTCAACGGATTTCGGATATTGGAATACTTGAGCAAAGCCCTACCAAGCTGGTGCTCACAGGAAACATGATTCAGAGACTGTTGAAATATGACTTTGTCACATATGATGGTTTGGAGTTATTGAATTTAGCCAACAATCGAATTGATTACATTGACAATGAAACTTTTCTCAGCTTAAGCAATTTGAAAAAACTTTATCTCAACGGCAACAGAATTGAAACCCTTTCCGCGACCATGTTCATTGGACTTCACAACCTTGAATACCTATATTTGGAATATAACATTATCAAAGAAATTGTTCCAGGAGCTTTTAATCCTTTGCCAAATCTCAAACTCTTGTCTTTGAATAACAATctgctgactagtctcccattgcAGATATTTCGCAACGTGCCCCTCACCAAACTGAACCTGAGAAAAAATCTGCTCATGCACCTGCCTGTTAGCAACGTGCTGGACCAGCTTGACTCTTTAGAGCAGATTTATTTAGAGGACAACCCCTGGGACTGCAGCTGTGACTTAATCAGTCTCAAACAGTGGGTTGAGAAGCTGAGGAAGGACACAGTCGTAGGTTCCATTTTGTGTCACACACCGAGAAAAGTGGCAAAGGCTGAGCTGAGGGCCCTCAGAAACGAGTTGCTGTGCCGCGGCCTAGTGACCTACTCCTTGCCCACAGATGAGGACGAGACAACCACAGTGGCGACTGACGGCGCTAGGAGTGGTTTCTTCAGCTCAATCACAGACTCAGTTCCGCTCTCCGTTCTGATCCTTAGCTTGCTCGTCATCTTCCTCATGGTCATCTTCTGTTCAGCAGGGATCGTGGCATTCCTCGTGCACAGACGGCGAAGGAGGGTGAAGAAGAAACAGGCGGAAGAGCAGCCGCGGGAGAGCAGCAGCCCCATCCACCTGCAATACAGCATGTACGGCCAGAAAACCACCCaccacacactgggacagaggacaggaagcACCGTGTACGACGAGCGCTCACACAGCCCCATCGTCCAGATCTGCCGCAACCCCACCTACTGCACTCAGCATAAAGAATATGAGTCCGACCTCAATGAACTGGACGAACCAAAGCACATCTGTCgtagcatcatggagacagaGAATACTTCCCCTCTCACAGGCTCTAATTTGAAGTTCAGAGCTGTGACGTCAGACTGTCCAACTGAGTTCGTAACACTCGGAGATGCGAGCTCCCTCTATAAAAACatactagagagggagagggttagGGAGCTGCAGCAGCTCGGAATTACTGAATACCTCAGGAAAAACATGTCCCAGCTACAACCAACGGTAGAGATGCAGGTCCCAGGACACCACGAGGAACTGAAATTAATGGAGACTATTATGTTGTCAAGACCGAGGAAGGTAATGGTGGAACAAACGAAAAACGAGTACTTTGAACTCAAAGCTAACCTACACGCCGAGCCAGATTATTTGGAGGTTCTGGAGCATCAAACTGCATTTAACTGA
- the LOC106575278 gene encoding SLIT and NTRK-like protein 6 isoform X2, with product MLPRIIFLCSFFAAACFQDIQPSKAFLSESCDSLCTCEEKDGILYLNCEERNISKISQIKVPSALPFHLNLYKNDLVELHAEDLEGLKNAVSLHLGANSIQELEPGVFSALGSLKKLHINSNFLVMLKEDTFHGLVNLEFLQADTNFIRVVEPGAFSKLIRLKVLILNDNAIEFLPSNIFRFVPLTHLDLRGNQLQTLPYVGFLEHIGRIMELLLEDNDWMCDCEILHLKIWMENMRSQSAIGEVVCSSPHHLRGTILAKIKRDVLCPSHADINLEEPSKSLDMVVTPSSKVAESPKLEDAKDDVKIPTPAYVPGSPCVEHCSCHNHPVAGFLMHCQDRGIQRISDIGILEQSPTKLVLTGNMIQRLLKYDFVTYDGLELLNLANNRIDYIDNETFLSLSNLKKLYLNGNRIETLSATMFIGLHNLEYLYLEYNIIKEIVPGAFNPLPNLKLLSLNNNLLTSLPLQIFRNVPLTKLNLRKNLLMHLPVSNVLDQLDSLEQIYLEDNPWDCSCDLISLKQWVEKLRKDTVVGSILCHTPRKVAKAELRALRNELLCRGLVTYSLPTDEDETTTVATDGARSGFFSSITDSVPLSVLILSLLVIFLMVIFCSAGIVAFLVHRRRRRVKKKQAEEQPRESSSPIHLQYSMYGQKTTHHTLGQRTGSTVYDERSHSPIVQICRNPTYCTQHKEYESDLNELDEPKHICRSIMETENTSPLTGSNLKFRAVTSDCPTEFVTLGDASSLYKNILERERVRELQQLGITEYLRKNMSQLQPTVEMQVPGHHEELKLMETIMLSRPRKVMVEQTKNEYFELKANLHAEPDYLEVLEHQTAFN from the coding sequence ATGCTACCCCGCATCATTTTCCTTTGCTCATTTTTCGCTGCTGCTTGTTTCCAAGACATCCAGCCCTCCAAGGCATTTCTGAGTGAGTCCTGTGACTCATTGTGTACTTGTGAAGAAAAAGATGGCATCCTGTATCTTAACTGTGAGGAGAGAAATATCAGCAAGATCTCCCAAATCAAAGTGCCGTCAGCTCTACCTTTCCACCTCAATCTGTACAAAAACGACTTGGTGGAGTTGCATGCAGAAGACTTGGAAGGTTTAAAGAATGCTGTTTCACTTCATCTCGGGGCTAATAGCATACAAGAGCTTGAACCTGGGGTCTTTAGTGCACTGGGCTCCTTGAAGAAGCTCCACATCAACAGTAATTTCCTGGTCATGTTGAAGGAAGACACTTTTCACGGCTTGGTAAATTTGGAGTTTCTCCAGGCGGACACAAACTTCATCCGCGTGGTCGAGCCGGGGGCATTCAGCAAACTCATCCGCCTCAAAGTTCTGATCCTCAACGACAACGCCATTGAGTTTCTTCCCAGCAATATTTTCCGGTTTGTTCCACTCACCCACTTGGACCTGCGGGGGAACCAGTTACAGACCCTGCCTTACGTTGGCTTCCTGGAGCACATTGGGCGGATCATGGAGCTTCTTCTGGAGGACAACGACTGGATGTGTGATTGTGAGATCCTTCATCTGAAGATCTGGATGGAGAACATGCGGTCCCAGTCGGCCATTGGGGAGGTGGTCTGCAGCAGCCCCCACCACCTCAGGGGCACCATCCTAGCCAAAATCAAACGGGATGTTCTCTGCCCCTCTCACGCTGATATCAACTTAGAGGAGCCTTCCAAGTCACTCGACATGGTGGTCACTCCATCTTCCAAAGTGGCAGAGAGTCCGAAGTTGGAGGACGCCAAGGATGACGTAAAGATTCCGACACCTGCTTATGTTCCAGGGAGTCCTTGTGTGGAGCACTGTTCTTGTCACAATCACCCTGTGGCTGGGTTTTTAATGCATTGTCAGGATAGAGGGATTCAACGGATTTCGGATATTGGAATACTTGAGCAAAGCCCTACCAAGCTGGTGCTCACAGGAAACATGATTCAGAGACTGTTGAAATATGACTTTGTCACATATGATGGTTTGGAGTTATTGAATTTAGCCAACAATCGAATTGATTACATTGACAATGAAACTTTTCTCAGCTTAAGCAATTTGAAAAAACTTTATCTCAACGGCAACAGAATTGAAACCCTTTCCGCGACCATGTTCATTGGACTTCACAACCTTGAATACCTATATTTGGAATATAACATTATCAAAGAAATTGTTCCAGGAGCTTTTAATCCTTTGCCAAATCTCAAACTCTTGTCTTTGAATAACAATctgctgactagtctcccattgcAGATATTTCGCAACGTGCCCCTCACCAAACTGAACCTGAGAAAAAATCTGCTCATGCACCTGCCTGTTAGCAACGTGCTGGACCAGCTTGACTCTTTAGAGCAGATTTATTTAGAGGACAACCCCTGGGACTGCAGCTGTGACTTAATCAGTCTCAAACAGTGGGTTGAGAAGCTGAGGAAGGACACAGTCGTAGGTTCCATTTTGTGTCACACACCGAGAAAAGTGGCAAAGGCTGAGCTGAGGGCCCTCAGAAACGAGTTGCTGTGCCGCGGCCTAGTGACCTACTCCTTGCCCACAGATGAGGACGAGACAACCACAGTGGCGACTGACGGCGCTAGGAGTGGTTTCTTCAGCTCAATCACAGACTCAGTTCCGCTCTCCGTTCTGATCCTTAGCTTGCTCGTCATCTTCCTCATGGTCATCTTCTGTTCAGCAGGGATCGTGGCATTCCTCGTGCACAGACGGCGAAGGAGGGTGAAGAAGAAACAGGCGGAAGAGCAGCCGCGGGAGAGCAGCAGCCCCATCCACCTGCAATACAGCATGTACGGCCAGAAAACCACCCaccacacactgggacagaggacaggaagcACCGTGTACGACGAGCGCTCACACAGCCCCATCGTCCAGATCTGCCGCAACCCCACCTACTGCACTCAGCATAAAGAATATGAGTCCGACCTCAATGAACTGGACGAACCAAAGCACATCTGTCgtagcatcatggagacagaGAATACTTCCCCTCTCACAGGCTCTAATTTGAAGTTCAGAGCTGTGACGTCAGACTGTCCAACTGAGTTCGTAACACTCGGAGATGCGAGCTCCCTCTATAAAAACatactagagagggagagggttagGGAGCTGCAGCAGCTCGGAATTACTGAATACCTCAGGAAAAACATGTCCCAGCTACAACCAACGGTAGAGATGCAGGTCCCAGGACACCACGAGGAACTGAAATTAATGGAGACTATTATGTTGTCAAGACCGAGGAAGGTAATGGTGGAACAAACGAAAAACGAGTACTTTGAACTCAAAGCTAACCTACACGCCGAGCCAGATTATTTGGAGGTTCTGGAGCATCAAACTGCATTTAACTGA